The proteins below are encoded in one region of Hordeum vulgare subsp. vulgare chromosome 3H, MorexV3_pseudomolecules_assembly, whole genome shotgun sequence:
- the LOC123440677 gene encoding protein MEN-8-like, with amino-acid sequence MAAGRKVMSNSSGVAAALVVALLLVAAASGAAGARVCNVDTNSLVSNCRSYCTVGSTEASPSGACCAAVRGGDFHCLCKYKSVLPKDIDGNRAMQIPGKCGYGAVNC; translated from the coding sequence ATGGCCGCCGGGAGGAAGGTGATGAGCAACTCCTCCGGTGTTGCCGCCGCGCTGGTGGTGGCGCTGCTGTTGGTTGCCGCGGCGTCGGGCGCGGCCGGGGCCCGTGTGTGCAACGTGGACACGAACAGCCTGGTGAGCAACTGCAGGTCCTACTGCACGGTGGGCAGCACGGAGGCCAGCCCCAGCGGCGCGTGCTGCGCGGCGGTGCGCGGCGGTGACTTCCACTGCCTCTGCAAGTACAAGAGTGTGCTGCCCAAGGACATCGACGGCAACCGCGCCATGCAGATCCCCGGAAAGTGCGGCTACGGGGCGGTCAACTGCTAG